The following coding sequences are from one Candidatus Nitrohelix vancouverensis window:
- the nagZ gene encoding beta-N-acetylhexosaminidase, whose product MLIIGFEGTSLNREIEEWIVDRKIGGLILFERNYENPAQLHALTNAIQNLARSSGAADVLISVDQEGGRVSRLGAPFTAFPSPCCLGAARSEPLARRFGAALATELLATGVNMVYAPVLDVNSNPDNPIIGKRAFSDSPEWAGRLATAFAAGVREAGVVPVGKHFPGHGDTDRDSHLELPGVDRPADSLEQVELPPFAMAIRDGLEAIMPAHVTYSAWDASGPATFSSYILQDILRGQLGFEGVVISDDLEMKAIEDHYSSELVPEYGVAAGIDQFLICHNPDKIRLFQEKLAEGMDKGRIDMGRVNRSVERIMKLRRSLKPSPAEAPRFEELTEAHRAVAEEMQSHLS is encoded by the coding sequence ATGTTGATCATCGGGTTTGAGGGGACGTCTCTCAACCGCGAAATTGAAGAGTGGATTGTCGATCGCAAGATCGGCGGTTTGATTTTGTTCGAACGCAATTACGAAAACCCGGCGCAGTTGCATGCCTTGACGAATGCGATCCAGAATCTGGCGCGTTCTTCGGGCGCGGCGGATGTGTTGATTTCGGTCGATCAGGAGGGCGGTCGGGTGTCGCGTTTGGGCGCGCCGTTCACGGCCTTTCCTTCGCCTTGTTGTCTGGGCGCGGCGCGTTCGGAGCCGCTGGCGCGTCGCTTTGGCGCGGCGTTGGCAACGGAGTTGCTGGCGACGGGGGTCAACATGGTGTATGCGCCGGTGCTGGATGTGAACAGCAATCCGGACAACCCGATCATTGGCAAGCGGGCGTTCAGCGATTCGCCGGAGTGGGCGGGCAGGCTGGCGACGGCGTTTGCGGCGGGGGTGCGCGAGGCGGGGGTGGTTCCTGTCGGCAAGCATTTTCCGGGGCATGGCGATACGGATCGCGATTCGCATCTGGAATTGCCGGGGGTGGATCGTCCGGCGGACTCGCTGGAGCAGGTGGAGTTGCCGCCGTTTGCGATGGCGATTCGGGACGGGCTGGAGGCGATCATGCCTGCGCATGTGACTTATTCGGCCTGGGACGCTTCGGGGCCGGCGACGTTTTCTTCTTATATCTTGCAGGATATTCTGCGCGGCCAACTGGGTTTTGAAGGGGTGGTGATCTCGGACGATCTGGAGATGAAGGCGATCGAGGATCATTATTCGTCGGAGCTGGTGCCGGAGTACGGGGTGGCGGCGGGCATCGATCAGTTTTTGATCTGTCACAACCCGGACAAGATTCGCCTGTTTCAGGAAAAGCTGGCGGAGGGGATGGATAAAGGGCGTATCGACATGGGCCGGGTGAACAGGTCGGTCGAGCGGATCATGAAATTGCGGCGTTCGCTGAAGCCCTCGCCTGCCGAGGCGCCGCGTTTTGAGGAATTGACGGAGGCGCACCGCGCCGTCGCGGAGGAAATGCAGTCCCACCTTTCTTGA
- a CDS encoding helix-turn-helix transcriptional regulator, with the protein MQEKKLGTAKFLGERIRQWRKSLPLKSYELAKLINISQGSLSDIENNKSLPSADTIAKLYKYTNINIIWLLTGQGAMKKGKQGAETTEDSGVEAMEPYGQDQTLKELIEKVVRIYHRGNADKKAHLKGFLMGADPGE; encoded by the coding sequence ATGCAAGAAAAAAAACTTGGAACTGCGAAATTTTTAGGCGAAAGAATTCGGCAGTGGAGGAAGTCCTTGCCGCTCAAATCGTATGAATTAGCGAAATTAATCAATATCTCCCAAGGTTCGTTGTCGGATATTGAAAATAACAAGTCGCTTCCGTCAGCCGACACAATCGCTAAATTGTACAAGTACACCAACATCAACATCATCTGGTTGCTGACGGGTCAGGGCGCAATGAAAAAGGGAAAACAAGGCGCCGAGACGACTGAAGATTCCGGAGTTGAAGCGATGGAGCCTTATGGTCAGGACCAGACTTTGAAAGAGTTGATCGAAAAAGTCGTGCGTATTTACCATCGCGGCAATGCTGACAAGAAAGCGCATTTGAAGGGATTTCTCATGGGCGCCGACCCTGGAGAATAA
- a CDS encoding glycine--tRNA ligase subunit alpha, with translation MNFQDVIFSLERYWASRQCAAHQPYDIEVGAGTFNPSTFFRALGPEPYRAAYVEPSRRPTDGRYGENPNRLQHYYQYQVILKPSPADVQEQYLGSLTALGIDPLKHDIRFVEDDWESPTLGAWGLGWEVWLDGMEITQFTYFQQVGSIELNPITVELTYGLERIAMYLQNVDNVYDLKWNDQLKYGDVHLETEKQFSRYNFEASGKERLFQWFDMYEAEANDLLDQDLVLPAYDYTLKCSHAFNLLDARGAISVTERTGFIGRVRKLARRCAEGYVRRREEMGHPLNVA, from the coding sequence ATGAATTTTCAGGACGTTATTTTCAGTCTGGAGCGTTACTGGGCCTCGCGGCAATGCGCGGCGCATCAGCCTTATGATATTGAAGTGGGCGCGGGTACGTTCAATCCGAGCACGTTTTTCCGCGCGCTGGGGCCGGAGCCGTATCGCGCGGCTTATGTCGAGCCTTCGCGTCGCCCGACGGACGGTCGTTACGGGGAGAATCCCAATCGCCTGCAACATTATTATCAGTATCAGGTGATTTTGAAACCGTCGCCTGCGGACGTGCAGGAGCAGTATCTGGGAAGCCTGACGGCGCTGGGCATCGACCCCTTGAAGCATGACATTCGATTCGTGGAGGACGATTGGGAGTCGCCAACCTTAGGCGCCTGGGGCCTGGGTTGGGAGGTCTGGCTGGATGGAATGGAGATCACCCAGTTCACGTATTTTCAGCAGGTGGGGAGCATCGAGCTGAACCCGATCACGGTGGAGTTGACTTATGGGTTGGAACGCATCGCCATGTACCTGCAAAACGTCGATAACGTTTACGATCTGAAATGGAACGATCAACTGAAATACGGCGACGTTCACCTCGAAACGGAAAAACAGTTTTCGCGCTACAATTTTGAAGCGTCGGGAAAAGAGCGGTTGTTTCAGTGGTTCGATATGTATGAAGCGGAGGCGAACGACTTGCTGGACCAGGACCTGGTATTACCGGCCTACGATTACACGCTCAAATGTTCGCATGCCTTCAACTTGCTGGACGCTCGCGGGGCGATCAGCGTCACTGAGCGTACCGGTTTTATCGGTCGGGTGCGCAAGCTGGCGCGTCGATGCGCGGAAGGTTATGTGCGCCGCCGCGAAGAAATGGGCCACCCTCTCAACGTCGCCTGA
- a CDS encoding HDOD domain-containing protein, which translates to MTIDFHSLPDEAIQLFSPPELLEKINDVLDDPRKSFNDMAEIISQDVGLTARLLKIVNSSYFSLDEKIETISHAISMVGTEQIRDLAFGTLIIQKFSAVSNDVVPVSAFWEHCIATGIAARTLAILKHESNPEPMYIAGILHEIGRLVVFCNFSKETDRLMELYRMSGQQLYRMEEHLLGNHHGEVGAQVLENWKFPETLIEAVKYHHAPSQAPQHKTMAAIVHMGDIIAHCLQLGKSGEVHIPAIDTNAWKLLDLPLNCIQTVFERVENQYKESVHFLL; encoded by the coding sequence ATGACCATAGATTTTCACAGCCTTCCCGACGAAGCGATTCAGCTGTTCTCCCCTCCGGAACTGCTCGAAAAAATAAACGACGTTCTGGACGATCCAAGAAAATCGTTCAACGACATGGCGGAAATCATCTCCCAGGATGTTGGACTCACCGCGCGATTACTGAAGATCGTTAACAGCAGTTATTTCAGTCTGGATGAAAAAATCGAAACGATCTCTCATGCCATCTCTATGGTTGGAACCGAGCAAATCCGCGACCTTGCTTTCGGAACCCTCATCATTCAAAAGTTCAGCGCGGTTTCAAATGACGTGGTTCCAGTGAGCGCGTTTTGGGAACATTGTATCGCCACTGGCATTGCCGCCCGCACGCTGGCGATACTGAAACATGAAAGCAACCCGGAGCCGATGTATATTGCGGGCATCCTTCACGAAATAGGGCGGCTTGTCGTGTTCTGCAATTTCTCCAAGGAAACCGATCGCCTGATGGAACTGTACCGCATGTCCGGCCAACAGCTCTACCGAATGGAAGAGCATTTATTAGGCAACCATCATGGCGAAGTCGGCGCCCAGGTGCTGGAAAACTGGAAGTTTCCAGAAACGCTGATAGAGGCTGTTAAATATCATCACGCGCCTTCGCAAGCGCCGCAACACAAAACGATGGCGGCCATCGTACACATGGGCGACATCATCGCGCACTGCCTGCAATTGGGAAAAAGCGGAGAAGTCCATATTCCAGCAATCGATACGAATGCGTGGAAACTCCTGGACCTGCCGCTCAACTGTATCCAGACCGTTTTTGAACGCGTGGAAAATCAATATAAAGAATCGGTCCATTTTTTGCTGTGA
- a CDS encoding phage Gp37/Gp68 family protein — translation MSSSKIEWTEHTWNPVTGCDKVSPGCANCYAETLAKRLTKMGAPGYDNGFQLTLHPDRLDIPILRKKPTIYFVNSMSDLFHEKVPFRFIDKVLQTICLTPQHIYQILTKRPERMKQYFIKRKVPRNAWLGISIENEEYAIQRLPHLEEIHAHIRFLSIEPLLSDVGELNLSGIDWVIVGGESGPKARPMKLQWVQSIQRQCEVSGVPFFFKQWGSYGKDGIRRAKKHNGRELDGRTWDDLPQIGKEHICQKSTTNGGMTVQYRKLANIV, via the coding sequence ATGTCTAGTTCAAAAATTGAATGGACTGAGCACACATGGAATCCAGTTACCGGTTGTGACAAAGTGTCTCCTGGATGCGCTAATTGTTATGCAGAAACTCTTGCAAAACGATTGACAAAAATGGGAGCGCCTGGTTATGACAATGGGTTCCAGTTGACTCTTCATCCTGATCGACTTGATATCCCGATTTTGAGGAAAAAACCAACAATTTATTTCGTTAACAGCATGAGTGATTTATTTCATGAAAAAGTTCCATTTCGATTCATAGATAAAGTTTTGCAAACAATTTGTCTAACTCCCCAACATATATACCAAATTTTAACTAAGCGCCCAGAAAGGATGAAGCAGTATTTCATAAAAAGAAAGGTTCCTAGAAACGCATGGTTGGGAATCAGTATTGAAAATGAGGAATATGCTATACAAAGGCTACCTCACCTCGAAGAGATTCATGCGCATATAAGGTTTCTTTCCATTGAGCCACTTTTGAGCGACGTTGGGGAACTAAATTTATCTGGAATTGATTGGGTGATTGTTGGCGGGGAATCTGGACCAAAAGCTCGTCCTATGAAATTACAATGGGTGCAATCAATACAAAGACAATGTGAAGTATCAGGAGTTCCATTTTTCTTTAAACAATGGGGAAGTTACGGAAAAGATGGGATTCGTCGGGCAAAAAAACATAATGGAAGAGAGTTAGACGGAAGGACTTGGGACGACTTACCTCAAATAGGAAAAGAACACATATGCCAAAAAAGCACTACGAATGGGGGTATGACGGTTCAGTACCGGAAATTGGCGAACATAGTTTAG
- a CDS encoding response regulator: MSQEIETTRNEERIAYFEEMSRLQYFALELISAMGSVKQKDHRNATQRIKEASETLNKILPFSAHAFYLIDDMDSDFSLSYCCPESETSHIEQEVQRTIENNDFSWALNQNRMISSSYGASGEPLLLHALATGSRVQGMFVGILKNQNEPHLKEKYKLATLILQYLANSLESYSLFNELDKKNRNLEGLVAQRTSDLTLEKERAIKANQSKSLFLTQMSHELRTPMNSILGFAQLLQIKLANKLEPVDKDNISKIVTGGEHLLKLINEILDLARIESGKLDLKPEHFNIKKAIEEVCLFLQPLAKSNQVKIYQPDFESGDVPIHADYLRFKQVLINLVSNAIKYNRPEGTVRLECEDRDDAIIIQVTDTGQGIPEDQCAAIFEPFVRLVDDPQKVEGTGIGLGFTRQLMQLMGGDISVESKLGSGSRFTVEFPKGRFDDADSSTNTQVPEIPSPSPGDKKYKIIYIEDNLDNIELVRQILGSRKNCHLITATNAVNGIKIIEHFHPDLILMDLHLPGMSGWSAFQAIQSNPDIASTPIVALSANAMKEDIKKSLDMGFRDYFTKPLNIGHFIEVVERILSESNTPTPQHGA; the protein is encoded by the coding sequence ATGAGCCAGGAAATTGAAACCACACGAAACGAGGAGCGCATCGCCTATTTTGAAGAGATGTCTCGCCTGCAGTACTTTGCGCTCGAACTCATCAGCGCTATGGGAAGCGTTAAACAAAAGGACCATCGCAACGCAACCCAACGCATCAAGGAAGCTTCCGAAACCTTGAATAAAATCCTTCCCTTCAGCGCTCATGCCTTTTATTTGATAGACGATATGGATTCCGACTTCAGCCTCAGCTATTGCTGCCCGGAATCGGAAACCTCACACATCGAACAAGAAGTCCAGCGTACGATTGAAAACAACGATTTTTCCTGGGCGCTCAACCAGAATCGCATGATTTCCAGCTCCTACGGCGCGTCCGGGGAACCCTTGCTCCTGCACGCGCTCGCAACCGGCAGTCGGGTCCAAGGCATGTTCGTCGGAATTTTGAAAAACCAGAACGAACCTCATCTCAAGGAAAAATACAAGCTGGCGACCCTGATTCTCCAATACCTCGCCAACTCGCTTGAAAGTTATTCCCTCTTCAATGAACTCGATAAAAAAAACCGCAATCTGGAAGGATTGGTCGCACAACGCACCAGCGATCTGACCCTTGAGAAAGAACGGGCCATCAAAGCCAACCAGAGCAAAAGTCTGTTTCTCACGCAAATGAGCCACGAACTGAGAACGCCGATGAATTCCATTCTCGGATTTGCCCAGTTGCTCCAGATCAAACTCGCCAACAAACTGGAACCGGTCGACAAGGACAATATCAGCAAAATCGTGACCGGCGGGGAACACCTGCTAAAACTGATCAACGAAATTCTCGACCTCGCTCGCATCGAATCCGGCAAGCTGGATTTGAAGCCCGAACATTTCAATATCAAAAAAGCCATCGAAGAAGTCTGCCTGTTTTTACAGCCGCTGGCCAAAAGCAATCAGGTGAAAATCTATCAACCGGATTTCGAGAGCGGAGACGTCCCGATCCACGCCGATTATTTAAGATTCAAACAAGTCTTGATCAATCTCGTTTCCAACGCCATCAAATACAACCGACCTGAAGGAACCGTGCGACTCGAATGCGAGGACCGGGACGACGCGATCATCATCCAGGTGACCGACACGGGACAAGGAATTCCCGAAGACCAATGCGCCGCCATCTTCGAACCCTTTGTGCGCCTGGTCGACGATCCTCAAAAAGTCGAAGGAACCGGCATCGGCCTGGGCTTCACCCGACAACTGATGCAGTTGATGGGAGGAGATATCAGCGTTGAAAGCAAGCTGGGCTCCGGCTCCCGCTTCACGGTTGAATTCCCCAAAGGGCGATTCGACGACGCCGACTCCTCCACGAATACGCAGGTCCCCGAAATTCCCTCGCCCAGCCCTGGAGACAAAAAATATAAAATCATCTATATAGAGGACAATCTGGACAACATCGAACTGGTCCGGCAAATTCTCGGGTCCAGGAAAAACTGTCACCTCATTACCGCCACCAACGCCGTAAACGGAATCAAAATCATTGAACATTTTCACCCCGATTTGATCCTGATGGATTTGCATCTACCCGGAATGAGCGGCTGGTCCGCCTTTCAGGCCATACAGAGCAATCCAGATATCGCATCCACACCCATCGTCGCCCTGAGCGCCAACGCAATGAAAGAGGATATTAAAAAATCTCTCGACATGGGTTTTCGCGACTACTTCACCAAACCGCTGAACATCGGTCACTTCATCGAAGTGGTTGAAAGAATTTTGAGCGAAAGCAACACGCCGACGCCGCAACACGGCGCCTGA
- the tcmP gene encoding three-Cys-motif partner protein TcmP, whose protein sequence is MPKKHYEWGYDGSVPEIGEHSLAKHRIIEDYVRRYIEILSANPRQSQLNLTIVDGFCGGGLYTFKNEVVPGSPLILLRTVRETEAKIKITRRKDFKINADFFFIDEALPHCNFLKNEIEHSEFKGELGKSIKIIVGQFETKATDIIRFIKNKGKAHRSLFFLDQYGWSDISLGTIRKIINELSYPEVLLTFAVDSLINYLNENLAGSRSLLSLELNRSDVQELLNRKREAGWRYLIQNELYRHIQNCTNAKHYTPFFIKSPKSGRSYWLLHLSKHVRARDEMATLHWDKQNHFVHHGKSGFHALGFDPSKDILEQFNLFDFNEINRIHSVDATTEQIPKLINDDKLWNSQGVSVEDIFSRLSNNSPVTKIIACEALIKLRKYNEVTIITKDGKPKPRANAMKWEDRIILPRQTNFLSIPKKE, encoded by the coding sequence ATGCCAAAAAAGCACTACGAATGGGGGTATGACGGTTCAGTACCGGAAATTGGCGAACATAGTTTAGCTAAGCATAGGATCATAGAAGACTATGTGCGACGGTATATCGAAATCTTATCGGCTAACCCTAGGCAGTCGCAACTTAATTTAACCATTGTAGATGGATTCTGTGGAGGAGGTCTTTATACTTTTAAAAATGAGGTTGTCCCTGGCTCTCCATTGATTCTTTTAAGAACAGTTAGAGAGACTGAAGCAAAAATAAAGATTACGAGAAGAAAAGATTTTAAAATTAACGCTGATTTCTTCTTTATTGACGAAGCTTTGCCACATTGCAATTTCCTAAAAAACGAAATTGAGCATAGTGAATTCAAAGGCGAGCTTGGTAAATCGATTAAAATTATAGTCGGTCAATTTGAAACAAAAGCAACTGACATAATTCGGTTTATTAAAAATAAAGGAAAGGCGCATCGATCTTTATTTTTTCTAGATCAATATGGATGGAGTGACATATCTTTAGGCACCATTAGGAAAATTATAAATGAGTTAAGTTATCCAGAAGTATTGCTGACCTTCGCCGTAGATTCATTGATAAATTACTTAAATGAAAACCTAGCTGGGTCTCGATCGCTACTTTCATTGGAGCTAAACCGAAGCGATGTGCAAGAGCTATTAAACCGTAAGCGTGAGGCCGGGTGGCGGTATCTCATCCAAAACGAGTTGTATCGGCATATTCAGAATTGTACTAATGCAAAGCATTACACTCCTTTTTTTATCAAGTCTCCAAAGAGTGGTCGTTCTTATTGGTTGTTGCATTTATCTAAACACGTACGAGCGAGAGATGAAATGGCCACTCTCCATTGGGACAAACAAAATCATTTCGTTCATCATGGAAAATCAGGTTTTCATGCTTTAGGATTTGACCCTTCTAAAGATATTCTGGAACAGTTCAACCTTTTCGACTTTAATGAGATTAACCGCATTCATTCTGTAGATGCAACTACAGAACAAATTCCAAAACTAATTAACGATGATAAGCTATGGAATAGTCAGGGGGTTTCAGTAGAAGATATATTTTCTAGGCTTTCAAATAATTCTCCAGTTACTAAAATTATTGCATGTGAGGCACTCATTAAATTGCGTAAATATAATGAGGTAACGATAATTACTAAAGATGGAAAGCCAAAACCAAGGGCAAATGCTATGAAATGGGAAGATAGAATTATATTGCCTCGTCAAACTAATTTTTTGAGCATTCCAAAAAAAGAGTAA
- the pilQ gene encoding type IV pilus secretin PilQ, with protein sequence MKTKFKSIPIVVLTLILSLVGVPQIHAAPDQMDRTSGSENASDGLGRIAKLDAHSQDNGETSIQVASSRIMQYTAFKLSDPLRLVLDISDMEDPGMARLDRNRGLAKTIRPMYFNNLKVLRLEIELREAADYNIERPDNKNLIIHLRPASAVKMAASEPIAIHSPVEEASVQMKMDSTASSEKEAKEDEILNASKNIGIAKDQEVEDHCKPLLDGEKDKISLDFQGADLANIFRLFSEVSGFNIIIAPNVTGNVNIRLMEVPWNTAFDLILRNNSLGRECFGKNVIRVANFTTLRDEEIARNEAGREKNRADQASRLSQAVTTEVVRINYANIVDMAANLNRMIVNLYQGQEAVRASVTVDARTNTLIITDIPPHINEMLKMVRTLDVPTPQVMIEARIVEVSKGFTEELGVQWGLTGNLPRRLNPGGSDGSISINSPTGITAGNANGGFLVDLATSSSVGAGGVGGFDIVVGNIFGTMNLELQLRALETQSKGRILASPKVTTADNREARISSGNRIPFETTSNNGGTAVEFIDAEIELTVTPHITQDDYVYMTISATRNGLDSAGRTVGTSQNPILATREASTEVLVADGATTVLGGVYENTTTNTKEAIPFFSKIPVLGWFFRGYQDSETISELLIFITPTIVKKY encoded by the coding sequence ATGAAAACTAAATTCAAAAGCATCCCTATCGTAGTTCTGACGCTGATCCTCAGCCTTGTTGGGGTTCCTCAGATCCATGCGGCGCCCGATCAAATGGATCGGACGAGCGGTTCAGAAAACGCCTCCGACGGTTTGGGCCGCATCGCCAAACTCGACGCGCATTCTCAGGACAACGGCGAGACTTCCATTCAGGTCGCGTCCAGTCGGATCATGCAATACACCGCTTTTAAACTGTCGGATCCCCTGCGGCTGGTTCTGGATATTTCTGACATGGAGGATCCGGGCATGGCGCGTTTGGATCGCAATCGCGGTCTGGCAAAAACCATTCGTCCGATGTACTTCAATAATCTGAAAGTGCTCCGGCTCGAAATCGAATTGCGCGAAGCCGCCGATTACAACATCGAACGACCCGACAACAAAAATCTCATCATCCATCTGCGACCCGCATCCGCAGTCAAAATGGCGGCTTCCGAACCGATCGCTATACATTCGCCTGTTGAAGAAGCCAGCGTTCAAATGAAAATGGACTCTACTGCAAGTTCCGAAAAAGAGGCGAAGGAAGATGAAATTCTGAACGCTTCCAAAAATATTGGAATCGCAAAGGATCAGGAAGTCGAAGATCATTGCAAACCGCTTCTTGATGGAGAGAAAGATAAAATCTCTCTCGACTTTCAGGGCGCCGATCTGGCGAATATCTTCCGACTGTTTTCTGAAGTCAGCGGATTCAATATCATCATCGCGCCAAACGTGACCGGCAACGTAAACATTCGTCTGATGGAAGTTCCCTGGAACACCGCTTTTGACCTGATTCTGAGAAACAACAGTCTGGGTAGGGAGTGCTTCGGAAAGAACGTGATACGCGTAGCCAACTTTACAACATTGAGAGATGAAGAAATTGCGCGCAACGAAGCCGGACGCGAGAAAAACCGCGCCGATCAAGCGTCTCGACTTTCGCAGGCAGTCACCACGGAAGTGGTGCGCATCAATTATGCAAATATCGTTGATATGGCGGCGAATCTGAACCGGATGATCGTCAATCTGTATCAGGGACAGGAAGCGGTTCGCGCCTCTGTCACCGTCGACGCGCGCACCAACACTCTCATCATCACCGACATACCGCCGCATATCAATGAAATGCTCAAGATGGTGCGCACGCTGGACGTGCCGACGCCGCAAGTCATGATCGAGGCGCGAATCGTCGAGGTGAGCAAGGGATTCACCGAAGAACTCGGCGTGCAATGGGGTCTGACCGGTAATTTACCGAGACGGCTCAATCCCGGCGGGTCGGACGGGTCGATCAGCATCAATTCACCCACGGGCATCACTGCGGGCAATGCGAATGGCGGATTCCTTGTCGATCTGGCAACATCTTCCAGCGTGGGCGCAGGCGGCGTGGGCGGATTCGACATCGTCGTCGGCAATATCTTCGGCACGATGAATCTCGAACTGCAACTGCGCGCGCTTGAAACTCAAAGCAAAGGCCGCATCCTTGCGAGCCCGAAAGTGACCACAGCGGACAATCGCGAAGCCCGTATTTCCAGCGGCAATCGCATTCCGTTTGAAACCACGTCCAACAACGGCGGCACGGCGGTGGAATTCATTGATGCAGAAATCGAACTCACCGTGACGCCGCATATCACCCAGGATGATTATGTTTACATGACGATCTCCGCAACGCGCAACGGTCTGGACTCGGCCGGGCGAACCGTTGGCACCTCGCAGAACCCGATTCTGGCTACGCGCGAAGCCTCCACTGAAGTGCTGGTCGCCGACGGCGCCACGACAGTTCTCGGCGGCGTGTATGAAAACACCACCACGAACACGAAGGAAGCGATTCCCTTCTTCTCAAAAATCCCTGTTCTCGGCTGGTTCTTCCGAGGCTACCAGGATTCTGAAACCATTTCGGAGTTGTTGATTTTCATCACCCCGACCATCGTCAAGAAATACTGA
- a CDS encoding CBS domain-containing protein, with the protein MLKAKDIMTTNVVSIRKDASIEDLSKLFLKHKVNGLPVMDEKGKLAGIVTEGDLIDQNKQIHIPTAIALFDAVIFLESQQKFEEELKRITGGRVEDIYTADAISVSPESSVQEVASLMADKDIHTIPVLDQGKLVGIIGKTDIISGLAGD; encoded by the coding sequence ATGCTTAAAGCCAAAGACATCATGACCACGAACGTCGTTTCCATTCGCAAAGACGCGTCCATCGAAGACCTTTCAAAATTATTTCTAAAACACAAAGTCAACGGACTGCCGGTGATGGATGAAAAAGGCAAGCTCGCGGGAATCGTCACCGAAGGAGACCTGATCGATCAGAATAAACAGATTCATATCCCCACCGCCATCGCCCTGTTCGACGCCGTTATTTTTCTGGAAAGTCAGCAAAAATTTGAAGAGGAACTCAAGCGCATCACCGGAGGTCGGGTCGAAGACATCTACACCGCCGACGCGATTTCCGTTTCACCCGAAAGCTCTGTACAGGAAGTCGCATCGCTCATGGCCGATAAAGACATCCACACGATTCCCGTTCTCGATCAAGGAAAACTCGTCGGCATCATCGGCAAAACCGATATCATTTCGGGGCTGGCAGGGGACTGA
- a CDS encoding 3-dehydroquinate synthase, giving the protein MKQLRLDLGARSYDILIAPGLLKNAGALIKEAVSPSQVVVITHPTIRKLYGAALESSLKTAGFQAQWIEIPEGESSKSLEQAGAIFDSLFKMNCDRKSLLVALGGGVIGDITGFVAATWLRGVPFVQIPTTLLSQVDSSVGGKTAVNHPQGKNLIGAFYQPRRVIVDLDTLKTLPENEFKAGLAEVVKYGVIEDADFFEFLENNAEKILKQDPACLERIVETSCAVKALVVEKDETESSYRMILNYGHTIGHAVEALTHYTDYLHGEAVALGMVYAARLSNKLGKCSDEVPKRIEGLLDRLGLPVKLPKLDADAMIESMGHDKKAVANKIRFILVQKLGAVEITSDVPFDVLKSVLTD; this is encoded by the coding sequence ATGAAACAACTCAGGCTGGACCTTGGCGCGCGCAGTTACGATATTCTGATCGCGCCGGGTTTACTCAAGAATGCAGGCGCTCTCATCAAAGAAGCGGTTTCACCCAGTCAGGTCGTCGTCATCACGCACCCGACCATCAGAAAACTATACGGAGCCGCGCTGGAAAGCTCTCTCAAAACTGCGGGCTTTCAGGCCCAATGGATAGAAATCCCGGAAGGCGAATCGTCCAAGTCGCTGGAACAGGCGGGCGCTATTTTTGATTCCCTCTTCAAAATGAATTGCGATCGCAAGTCTCTTCTCGTCGCTTTGGGCGGCGGGGTGATCGGCGACATCACCGGATTCGTCGCCGCCACCTGGCTGCGCGGCGTGCCCTTCGTGCAAATTCCCACGACCCTGCTTTCGCAGGTCGACAGTAGCGTCGGCGGCAAAACCGCCGTCAACCATCCGCAGGGGAAAAATCTCATCGGCGCCTTCTATCAGCCGCGCCGGGTGATCGTCGATCTCGACACATTGAAAACTCTGCCGGAAAATGAATTCAAAGCGGGTCTTGCAGAAGTGGTGAAGTACGGCGTGATCGAAGACGCGGACTTTTTTGAATTTCTCGAAAACAACGCCGAAAAAATTCTGAAGCAGGACCCGGCCTGTCTGGAGCGCATCGTCGAAACGTCTTGCGCGGTCAAAGCGCTGGTTGTCGAAAAAGACGAGACCGAATCGAGTTACCGCATGATCCTCAACTATGGCCACACCATCGGCCACGCCGTCGAAGCGCTCACCCATTATACAGATTATCTGCACGGCGAAGCGGTCGCGCTGGGCATGGTCTACGCCGCGCGCTTGTCCAATAAGCTGGGTAAATGTTCCGACGAAGTTCCAAAGCGCATCGAAGGCCTGCTGGATCGGCTCGGTCTGCCCGTAAAATTGCCAAAGCTCGACGCCGACGCGATGATCGAATCCATGGGCCACGACAAGAAAGCCGTCGCCAATAAAATCCGTTTCATCCTCGTGCAGAAACTCGGCGCCGTCGAGATCACCAGCGACGTGCCCTTCGACGTCCTCAAATCCGTACTGACGGACTAG